TCAGCTTTACCTCTTCCGGGTGCAGGTTATGGACACCCAACTCGAAGGTTGTCTTTTCTCCCTCTTCCCGGATGGAGTTTTCAATCTCTTTCTGACACTTGCCAACTACTTCTTCGATTCGGGCCGGGTGTATCCGGCCATCGACGATCAGCTTTTCCAGGGCATTTTTGGCCACCTGCCGCCTGATGGGATCATAGCCGGAAATAATCACGGCTTCCGGAGTATCATCAATGATCAGGTCCACTCCGGTAGCCATCTCAAGGGCCCGGATATTGCGCCCTTCACGGCCGATAATCCGTCCTTTCATCTCGTTGTTGGGCAAATCGACCATAGACACCGTAGCTTCCACCACCTCATCGGCTGCATACCGCTGAATGGCCAGACTGATAATCTCCTTGGACCGCTTATTTGCCGTCTCCTTGGCCTCTTCTTCGATCTTCTTGATGAACCGCATGGCTTCATGCCGGGCCTCGTTTTCCATCTTGGCGATAAGCATGCTCTTGGCTTCTTCAGAGCTCATGTTGGAGATTTTTTCCAAAATGCTCTTTTGTTCCTGAATGATCGTCTCATATTCACTGACTTTCTGACTGAGCTCCTTCTCTTTCCCGGCCACGGCCTTGGATCTGGTGTTCAACTCCTGCTCTTTTTTATCCAGCAGTTCAACTTTTCGGTCAAGGTTTTCCTCCTTTTGGGAAAGCCGCTTTTCAAGTTTCTGTAATTCTGCCTTTTTCTCTTTGGTTTCCCGCTCAAATTCCGCCTTTGATTGGTATAACCGGTCCTTAGCTTCTAAAATTGCTTCTCGCTTTTTGTTATTTGCCTCTTTTTCAGCCTCAGCAATAATTTTCTTGGCCATGGCCTCAGCGTTCACCAGTTTGCTTTCAGAAAATTTTTTGCGGATAACATATCCAGCCAAGAGGCAGACAGCGGCGATTGCAATCATCAAAATAACAGAGATCATTCCTCCACCACTAATCTTACTCACCCCCTTTTAACTTATGAAAGCTCTCATATCCTATAGAGAGCCAAAAAACCTTACCTTTTCTTCCGTGATTACCATATTCATGAGAATATCGTGAGGCGCACAAGGGAGTTCCTTTTGCATCTGCAATTCAAAGGCAAGGCCGATCAACTTTTGGTGCTGCTCCACACTGCCGAACAAACGGTCGAAATATCCTCCTCCATAACCTAATCTTACTCCTCTGTCATCAAAAGCGACTCCCGGTAAAATGAAGAGATCAACCTGCTCGGCCTGTACTGGCCGCAGGTGTTGAGGCTCCATAATACCATAAGTAGAGGGAACCAGTTCATCAAAGCTTTCGATCTCTGATAGTATCAGCCGGTGATGACCCACATCCACCACCGGGACAATTACCTTTTTGTTTACCTTCAGGGAGTAGATAATCATTTCCCTGGTCATAACTTCACTGGTGAAAGAAACGTAGATCATTATTGACAGAGCCCTGGAGAAATCAGGGGTTTGGATAAGCTGCCCCATGATGAGCTGACTCTTCTCCTCCCGCTCCGATGGGGGGATTTTGTTTCTTTGAGCAAGTAATCT
This window of the bacterium genome carries:
- the rny gene encoding ribonuclease Y; the protein is MISVILMIAIAAVCLLAGYVIRKKFSESKLVNAEAMAKKIIAEAEKEANNKKREAILEAKDRLYQSKAEFERETKEKKAELQKLEKRLSQKEENLDRKVELLDKKEQELNTRSKAVAGKEKELSQKVSEYETIIQEQKSILEKISNMSSEEAKSMLIAKMENEARHEAMRFIKKIEEEAKETANKRSKEIISLAIQRYAADEVVEATVSMVDLPNNEMKGRIIGREGRNIRALEMATGVDLIIDDTPEAVIISGYDPIRRQVAKNALEKLIVDGRIHPARIEEVVGKCQKEIENSIREEGEKTTFELGVHNLHPEEVKLIGRLRYRTSYGQNVLQHSKEVAYLAGIMAAELGVDVPLAKRAGLLHDIGKAVDHEVEGSHPKIGAELAKKFNEPPEVINAIASHHEDEEPKGVIAVLIQAADTLSAARPGARKESLETYIKRLGNLEKIGTSFKGVESAYAIQAGREIRVIIEPEKISDNHLGTLAKDIAKKIEEELEYPGQIKVTLIRESRAVEYAK
- a CDS encoding 5-formyltetrahydrofolate cyclo-ligase; the protein is MDREKEIIRKRLLAQRNKIPPSEREEKSQLIMGQLIQTPDFSRALSIMIYVSFTSEVMTREMIIYSLKVNKKVIVPVVDVGHHRLILSEIESFDELVPSTYGIMEPQHLRPVQAEQVDLFILPGVAFDDRGVRLGYGGGYFDRLFGSVEQHQKLIGLAFELQMQKELPCAPHDILMNMVITEEKVRFFGSL